In Schistocerca serialis cubense isolate TAMUIC-IGC-003099 chromosome 3, iqSchSeri2.2, whole genome shotgun sequence, the following proteins share a genomic window:
- the LOC126470417 gene encoding amidophosphoribosyltransferase-like isoform X3, producing MTEEITTVNKEETGLTHECGVFGCIAAGDWPTQVDVAQVICLGLVALQHRGQESAGIVTSEGNNAKSFRVHKGMGMINNVFNDESMKKLKGNLGIGHTRYSTSAASEEVNCQPFVVHTTHGPLAVAHNGELVNCGSLRKMVLARGVGLSTHSDSELITQALCLNPPDGETNGPDWPARIKHLMQLAPLSYSLVIMQDDHIYGVRDPYGNRPLCIGKIVPIKLKDSEPSEEEEEGEGWVISSESCGFLSIGARYVREVYPGEIVELTKHGIKTISIVSRPNAKPQAFCIFEYVYFARSDSIFEGQMVYSVRMECGRVLAREAYVDADIVSSVPESGTAAAHGYSQESEIPFAEVLCKNRYVGRTFIQPSTRLRQLGVAKKFGALSENVRGKKIVLIDDSIVRGNTIGPIIKLLRDAGASEVHIRVASPPVKYPCYMGINIPTSEELIANKLDSLKLAKHVGADSLAYLSVEGLVQAVRQRMKNKSSTSIGHCTACLTGVYPEKLEW from the exons AGGACAGGAGAGTGCTGGAATAGTTACCAGTGAAGGAAACAATGCCAAATCTTTCAGAGTCCACAAAGGCATGGGCATGATAAATAATGTATTTAATGATGAATCTATGAAGAAATTAAAAG GCAATTTGGGAATTGGACATACACGGTACTCAACAAGTGCAGCATCTGAAGAAGTTAATTGCCAGCCATTTGTTGTTCATACAACCCATGGTCCTCTTGCAGTTGCTCATAATGGAGAACTTGTTAACTGTGGTTCACTACGTAAGATG GTGCTGGCTCGTGGTGTTGGTCTTTCAACACACTCGGACAGTGAACTGATCACACAAGCTCTTTGTCTGAATCCACCTGATGGTGAAACAAATGGCCCTGACTGGCCAGCAAGGATAAAACACCTAATGCAACTTGCTCCACTCTCATACTCATTGGTGATCATGCAGGATGATCATATATATGGAGTAAGAGATCCTTATGGCAACAGACCACTTTGCATTGGGAAAATAGTACCCATAAAACTTAAAGATA GTGAGCcatcagaagaggaggaagaaggtgAAGGTTGGGTTATTTCTTCAGAATCTTGTGGCTTTCTTTCAATTGGAGCTCGTTATGTACGTGAAGTGTATCCTGGTGAAATTGTGGAATTAACTAAACATGGTATCAAGACAATTAGCATTGTTTCCAGACCAAATGCAAAGCCTCAAGCTTTCTGTATCTTTGAATACGTATACTTTGCTCGCTCTGATAGTATTTTTGAAG GCCAAATGGTGTACTCTGTTCGAATGGAGTGTGGCAGAGTTCTGGCAAGGGAAGCTTATGTTGATGCTGATATTGTGAGCTCAGTCCCTGAATCTGGGACAGCAGCAGCACATGGATATTCCCAGGAg tctgaaattcctttcgctGAAGTTCTGTGTAAAAACCGGTATGTTGGAAGAACCTTTATCCAGCCGAGTACTCGACTTCGACAGCTTGGTGTAGCAAAGAAATTTGGAGCTTTATCTGAGAATGTGAGAGGAAAGAAAATAGTTTTGATTGATGATTCCATTGTAAGAGGGAATACTATCGGACCAATTATAAAATTACTGAGAGATGCTGGTGCCAGTGAG GTCCATATAAGAGTGGCTTCACCTCCTGTGAAATATCCTTGTTACATGGGCATCAATATACCAACAAGTGAGGAGTTAATTGCAAACAAATTAGACTCCTTGAAGCTTGCAAAACATGTTG GTGCGGACAGTTTGGCGTACTTATCTGTGGAAGGCTTAGTGCAAGCAGTTCGGCAAAGAATGAAGAACAAAAGCTCCACAAGCATTGGACACTGCACAGCGTGCCTCACTGGAGTGTATCCAGAAAAACTGGAATGGTGA